One region of Phragmites australis chromosome 18, lpPhrAust1.1, whole genome shotgun sequence genomic DNA includes:
- the LOC133898958 gene encoding NDR1/HIN1-like protein 6: MGTPYHFQSPRTIMNKIINMKQQPPALPQPPPPAPTKIILQPRHRTTPAMWCAAIVCFAFSILLIVAGVVILIVFLAVKPRAPSFDLANASLNSVYIDSPAYFNGDMTFVANISNPNQKIDMVFRSATVELFFKDRPMASQALPPFAQRRGQSRVLNVHMVSSRVLLPPEVAMELVNQVRSNRVVYTIRSAFKVEARFWFGHYSYWMYTICELELTAPPCGVVAARRCRTK; encoded by the coding sequence ATGGGCACTCCTTATCACTTCCAATCTCCAAGAACCATCATGAACAAGATCATCAACATGAAGCAGCAGCCACCGGCGCTGCCgcagccgccaccgccggctcCGACCAAGATAATCCTGCAGCCGCGCCACCGGACCACCCCGGCGATGTGGTGCGCCGCCATCGTCTGCTTCGCCTTCAGCATCCTCCTGATCGTCGCCGGCGTGGTCATCCTGATCGTCTTCCTGGCAGTGAAGCCGAGGGCACCGTCGTTCGACCTCGCCAACGCCAGCCTGAACAGCGTCTACATCGACTCGCCGGCCTACTTCAACGGCGACATGACGTTCGTGGCCAACATCTCCAACCCCAACCAGAAGATCGACATGGTGTTTCGGTCCGCCACTGTTGAGCTCTTCTTCAAGGACAGGCCGATGGCATCACAGGCGCTGCCGCCGTTCGCGCAGCGGCGGGGCCAGTCCCGGGTCCTGAACGTGCACATGGTGTCCAGCCGAGTGCTGCTGCCGCCGGAGGTGGCCATGGAACTGGTGAACCAGGTGAGGAGCAACAGGGTCGTGTACACCATCAGAAGCGCATTCAAGGTGGAGGCCAGGTTCTGGTTTGGGCACTACTCATACTGGATGTATACCATCTGTGAACTGGAGCTCACTGCCCCTCCCTGTGGAGTTGTTGCTGCTAGGAGATGCCGAACAAAGTGA
- the LOC133898957 gene encoding agamous-like MADS-box protein AGL66 — MGRVKLPIRRIENNTNRQVTFSKRRNGLIKKAYELCVLCDIDIALLMFSPSPSSRLSHFSGYCGVEDVILRYMNLSEHDRGEAIQNREYLISMLQRLKREGDMATQLANPGALNENIEEIQQEIYASQQQLQVAEERLRLFEPDLAAFGSTSEIDWCEKFLMDVLTRVVERKNCLLSNHMAPFDPTAPGMEGSNGAQLHVNPDQAEGMGTFAGDAALWAAGGGSDPGHQMFDASDPLIYLRDQDVYDATSQVPGLHGDPCAAGPSAGGECDAEAWREAYTCTELLSTLIPATPFPLMTHCLGPDDQFLPMQEGMLAQEQVEASASCSYVPSDETGTPNVA, encoded by the exons ATGGGGCGCGTGAAGCTGCCGATCAGGAGGATCGAGAACAACACGAACCGGCAGGTGACCTTCTCCAAGCGCCGGAACGGGCTCATCAAGAAGGCCTACGAGCTCTGCGTCCTCTGCGACATCGACATCGCGCTCCTCATGTTCTCGCCATCGCCCTCCAGCCGCCTCAGCCACTTCTCCGGATACTGCGG GGTGGAGGACGTGATCCTTCGGTACATGAACCTCTCGGAGCACGATAGGGGAGA AGCCATCCAAAATCGAGAG TATCTCATCAGCATGCTCCAGCGGCTCAAACGGGAGGGCGACATGGCGACACAGCTAGCCAA CCCGGGGGCACTGAATGAAAATATCGAG GAGATTCAGCAGGAGATTTACGCttcgcagcagcagctgcaggtCGCCGAGGAACGGCTAAG GCTGTTCGAGCCAGACCTTGCCGCGTTCGGCTCCACGAGCGAGATCGACTGGTGCGAGAAGTTCCTCATGGACGTGCTCACTCGCGTCGTCGAAAGGAAG AACTGTTTGTTGAGCAATCACATGGCGCCCTTCGATCCGACAGCGCCTGGGATGGAG GGGTCAAATGGGGCGCAGCTGCACGTGAACCCGGACCAGGCGGAAGGCATGGGCACGTTCGCCGGCGACGCCGCGCTGTGGGCCGCCGGCGGGGGGTCAGACCCCGGCCATCAGATGTTCGACGCATCGGACCCGTTGATCTACCTCAG GGACCAGGACGTGTACGACGCCACGTCCCAGGTGCCCGGGCTGCACGGCGACCCGTGCGCGGCCGGTCCCAGCGCCGGCGGCGAGTGCGACGCAGAGGCGTGGCGGGAGGCGTACACCTGCACCGAGCTGCTCTCCACGCTCATCCCCGCCACGCCATTCCCTCTCATGACG CACTGCCTGGGGCCGGACGATCAGTTCCTTCCGATGCAGGAGGGGATGCTGGCGCAGGAGCAGGTGGAGGCGTCGGCGAGCTGCTCCTACGTGCCCAGCGACGAGACCGGCACGCCCAACGTCGCCTGA